The genomic stretch GATCGCGATCGGTCCCGACGGTTTCCGTGACTTCCTGGCCGGTTTTCACACCGTCGACCAGCACTTCTGCACAACCGATCCGGCACACAACGTGCCGCTGCTGATGGGGTTGTTGAACATCTGGTACGTCAACTTCCTGGGCGCCACCAGTCACGCGGTGCTGCCCTACGCCCAGTACCTTCACCGGTTCGCCGCCTACCTGCAGCAGCTGACGATGGAGTCGAACGGCAAATCGGTGCGCTGGGATGGTTCTCCGGTGACGTGCGAGACGGGCGAGGTGTTCTGGGGCGAACCCGGCACCAACGGTCAGCACGCCTTCTACCAGCTGATCCACCAGGGCACCCAGCTGATCCCCGCCGACTTCATCGCGGTCGCTAATCCGCCGCACGCGATCAAGGATGGCGACGTGGATGTGCACGGAATGCTCCTGGCGAACTTCTTCGCCCAGACTGCGGCGCTGGCCTTCGGGAAGACCGAGGAACAGGTGCGCGAGGAGGGGACGCCAGAAGAAATCGTGCCGGCACGGGTGTTCTCCGGGAACCGGCCCACCACCTCGATCCTGGCGCCCGCACTGACGCCGTCGGTGATCGGACAGCTGATCGCGCTGTACGAGCACATCACGTTCGTGCAGGGAATCGTGTGGGGCATCGACTCCTTCGACCAGTGGGGCGTCGAGCTCGGCAAGAAGCTGGCCCTGGAGATCGCGCCAGCGGTCTTCGGCGACACCCACGCCCTGGCCGCGCAAGACGCATCCACCCGGGCGCTGGTGTCCTGGTATCTGGAAAACCGGCGATGAGCTCCAAAAAGAAGGCGGGCAAACCGCGTCGTCGCCGCCTGGAAGTGGCGGCGGCCATAGCCCTGAGCGTCACGCTCGGCCCGATCCTGTCCGGGGTTTTCATGGTGGCCTCGGGCAGCGCCGACCGGATCTACAGGACGGGCGACGACATCCCAGCCCGGGATGTCATCATGGTGCTGGGCGCCAAAGCCGACCCCGGACGCCCGTCGGGGTTCCTGACGGCCCGCCTGAATGTCGCCATCGAGCTTTTCACATCGGGCAGGGGCAAGGTGATCCTCGTCACGGGAGCCAACACTGCGGAGAGCAATTACGAGACCCAGGTGATGGAAGACTACCTCGTCGCTCAGGGTATCCCCGCGGGCAGGATCGTGCAGGACATCGCCGGCTATGACACCTATGACTCCTGCATCCGGGCCCGCGACGTGTTCGGGGTGCGGGAGATGACGGTGGTCTCTCAGACCTACCATCTGCCGCGCACGATAACCACCTGCCGGGCTCTGGGGGTCGACGCCATCGGGGTGGGTGACCTGACGGCCCAGCGGAACTGGCCTGCGCTTTACCTCCACGGGGAGCTGCGCGAGTTCCCGGCGTACGTGAAGATGCAACTCGATCTGCTGCGCGGGGCCAAGGCGACGCAGTCACCGCCGAGCACCGCCATCCAGGACGCGCTGAAGAACAACTGAGAAGGATCTACTGCCGTCCCGCACGGAATGCCGTGAGATCTCCCTTCTTGCTGCAGACAATCAGCAGATCCCCCACAATTCTGTATGTGGTGTAGTCCCCGACAAAAATGGGGTCTGCTGCTTGGCCCGTCACCATATCAACGAGGTGAAAGGCGCTCTCCTCTTTCTCATACTCATAGAATGCGACAATCTGCCCCTTTCCCGAACGATGCGCAGCTTGTTCGGCGGACGCCGCTTCACACATACTGCCCGTTTCTTTGGGCCAAGCAGCTTTCTCACGAATCTTTATTTCTTTGTTGTTTACCGTGATGGTTTTACACGACTCTTTGCTTGGCAGGGAGTACACAGCCGGAGCCCATGAAGCGTCCCCATCCTTGAACCATTTGCTTGCCTGATCAAGAGTGAAGGTCGTGGGGGACCAGGGGTAGCTTGAAGGCCGCCTGTCCTCGTCAAAGTCAAAAGTTTCCTTGGGCGTGCCGTCAAAATCATAGAGAACAGTCTTTGTCAAACGACCGGTAGCGTTCAGCGAAGTTTCACCGAAGGCGAACCATCCGTCGTCCAGCGCTTCTGGTGTTCTGAGTCCACTTCCTTCGAGAGGTTTTGCATTCCCGTTCTCGAGATCTATGACAAAATATTTGTGGCCATCGCTATAGGAGTTTGTTCCGTTACTCATGGCGAGCACATGGTTTTTCACTTCCTCGCTCAACCATACATGCACAGGATTGGTCGCCGGGACAGTATTTTCCCATTTCTTGCTCGTCAGAGACTCCCACATTGTGCATGTCGTCTTGATGCAGGCGATCACGCCTTTCTTCGATGCGGCAGTCGTAGCTCCGGCACCCCAGGGCGCTGTGACATGCTCGCGAGTGTTGATATCGATCAGAGTGTTCTGGACGATGAGCCAGTTTCCCCAGACAGACGTACCCCACTCGTCGTATCCTTCGACCGTTTCCTGCCAGAGCTGTTCAGGCCTTCCATCACCTAGCTTGAAGACCGTAATTGTGGTAGACCCAGTAGTGCTGCTGTCGGTTATGTGAATGAGTTTGTCATCCACGACCATGATGTACGGACTCTTGTCATGGCTTGGGGATTCCAGATTCCACACCTTCTCGTGGCCTTCAAACCATGCACTCGACCACACCCTGCTGTGGTTCATGCCACCCTGGTCGTTCTTGTTTTGCAGCAGGAAAGACGCTCCGACGGCACCTCCTGTAATCAGGACGACCGCCAACGCAATCAACGAAACTACCAGCCCAGCTCTTCTCTTCTTCTGAGGAGGAGCGCCCCAATGTCCAGAAACGTTCTGTGGGGGAACAGGTCCAGGCACAAAGCTGTTTCCAGGACCACACGGGTATTGGCCAACAGCATACGTTCCTGCCGACGGCAGGGGCGGCATGTGCGCAGACTGATTCGGATTGCAGTCTCTGTGAGGAGTCGGGGGCTGCTGCGGCACTGTCATGCCATTTATAGTTACATGACGGCGGTTCAACCACGATCAGGTTTCCACCAGAAAACGTAAATGCTGTGACTGGGATTCTCGGGTGGCCAGGGCCGGGGTCGAACCGGCGACCTTTCACTTTTCAGGCGAACGCTACTACCAACTGAGCTACCTGGCCGGTGGGTGGCCTGTAGCTCACCCAGCGACCCCGACGGGACTCGAACCCGCGACCTCCGCCGTGACAGGGCGGCGCGCTAACCAACTGCGCCACGGGGCCAATTTCTTGACCTGCTGGCTCTCACCAGCCCGGGTAACTCTAGCGGCACTCCCCGGTTTTGGGAAATCGGGATTTTCACCGCTCTGCAACCCGGTTCAGGGGCTCCACACAGGAGTCTCCCTGGCATCCCCAACGGGATTCGAACCCGTGTTGCCGCCGTGAAAGGGCGGAGTCCTAGGCCGCTAGACGATGGGGACCGGCCCCGAGAAGAATAGTGGCGATCCGCCGCGCGGGCAAGCCAGCCTGCCCAACACCATCCATGGACCAGCGGTTGCCCTCGAGGTGGTCGCTGTCTCCGGTTGGTTGGTCTGGCCGAACCACTGACCCGCCGTGTCCCGGGAGTAGCCTTGTTCTTCGTGAGCAGGAGAGTCGCCACCCCGATGTGCCCGTTGCGTCCCGGCGACCCCTGCGGATTGTGCGTTCCCGGGGCTGACGGACCCCACAACTGCCCGACGGTACGCCTCGTGTTGGAAGACCCCGAGATGCGGGAGATGTGGCTGGCGAAGAAAGCCGAGAAACGCGCCGCTGCCACGTGACCGCAGGGCCCGCGCCTCGCCGCCGACGAGCGCGGGACCTCCGGATCACGTCGCTGAAAGCCTGACGGCGGACGTCGCGATCCGACTCAACCACTTTTGCGTAAAACGGCTTCGACGTGACCTCGCTCACGGTCGGCCCACCCGGCTTCAGGAAACACGATCCACACCTGGGGTACCACCGCATTCAGCGATACCCCAGGCACAGCTCTGGATTCAGGCCGGGCAGGAGGTGCCATCAGCTGGGGCCTCGCCGGTGGCGAAATATTTCACCACCGCCTCATCGACGCATGTGCTCTTCCCCGCGAAGGCAACCGCATGCCCCGAGCCCTCCCAGGTGAGCAGCGTGGCGGAGTCGAGCTGCTTGGCCATGGCAACGGAGTTGTCGTGTGGGGTGACGGGGTCAACCGTGGCTCCGATCACCAGAATGGGACCGGCCCCCTTGGCAGTCAGTGTGAGATTGGGCGCGGAATCCGCGCTCCAGTACTCACACATTGGGAGCGTCCCGAGATTGGCAGCAAACACCGGGGCCTCCGCCGCTTTGTCGGAAACTCCCTTCTCGGCGACCTCGATACCCCGGTCGGGGCGGTCGACGCAGAAGATGGCGGAGGAAGCGTAAGTCCTTGTCGTCCACCCATTCCCATCATGACCGGTCATGATGCCGAAGTACGTGAGCATCTCCGCTCCGTCACCATCCATGGCGCGCTGAAGGGCGGTCGCCAGCTGCGGATAGGTCGACTCGGCGCCGTACAGCGCCGCCCCAAGGCCGAGAGTCGCCACCGACTGCGTGAGCTTCCGCTCCCCCACGGCCACGGGGGTCGCGTCGAGGCCCTTGAGGAAGGCATCGATGCGGCTGAGCACGGCATCGCGATCCTCACCGAGGGAACAGGACGCCTCCCCCGCACACCACTCGGCAAAACGCTGCAACGCCTTCTCAAAACCCCCAACGCCCAGCAGGGGCGAGGAGGGAACGGAAATGTCAACGGCGGAGTCGAGAACCAGATGTCCGGAACGCTCCGGGAACAGCTCCGCATAGGTCGCACCGACGAAGGTGCCATACGACCACCCGAGATAGTTCAGTTTCTCCGCACCGAGAAGATGCCGCAGCAGGTCGAGGTCGCGGACGTTCTCGATGGTGCTCAGGTGATCCAGCAGCTCACCCGAGGCGTCCCGGCACTGCCTGGCGAAAGCCTTCCACCCTTCCCGCTTCACCTGCTCCTCAGTCTCGTCATCGGGGGTGCTGTCGGACAGGAAGGCAGCGTCCGTCTGTTCCGTGGTGCCGCATTCCACGTGGGTGGATTCCCCCACCCCCCGCGGATCCCAACCAACCAGGTCGTAGCCGGGAACGACATCGACGGGCAGACCCTGGATGGTGGGACGCGCTGATACACCGGGCCCGCCGGGGTTGAAGAACAACGGCCCCTTCGACGGATTCGCCGATGGTTTCCGCGTCAACGCGATGTCCAACGACGCCTTTCCCGGATTCTCCCAGTCGAGTGGCACCTTCATCGTCGCGCACTCAACACCCTCGCCACACGCCTCCCACGTGATCGTTTGCTGCGCATATGCCGAAAAGTCATCACCCACAGCGGCGGGCAGTGTCACCGATGGCGTACCGCTGCCCTTGTAGCCGAGCTGGCGATCCATGTTCTGCCCCTCCACGGCAGGCCAGGTCTCATGTTCCGAGACGGGCGTGTCCGGCGCCCCGGGCTGTCCCTTGGGCTGTGTGGTTGACGCCACCGAAGAGGTCGGCGAGGGGGACAGTGGGGCCGGGTACGTGGTCGACGAGGACGGCGACACCTCCGGCGACACGACGCCGGAGGCCACCTCCGAGGGCGACGTGGTACCGCTGGTCACCGGGGACGAGCTTCCGTTGCTCCCCGCAGCGTCGCAGGCGACCAACGACACAGTGGTCGCAATGGCCGCCAAACCCGCCAGGGACCGTAGCGAAAAGAGTTTTCTCATGACTTCTCCTTGCCGGGCCAACTGGCCCGGTAGCCTGCGTTGAAAGCCGGCAGCCCTCACGAGCCTCTCCCTGCCGCCAGCCACTCGGAACGTTACGAGAACCCGCGGCCCCACGCCATCGCATTTTCCCCTGGGAACCCCCTGAATTCCCAGCCGACAACCCTGTGCAGCCAGCCCCAGTCAGCCGTAGGTGGCGAGCCAGCGTCGGGTCTCGTCGAAGAAACGGTGGCGCGGCTCCTCCAGCGACAACACCAGGTCGTGCCTGCCGCCGTGGACGCGGATGAGGGTGACGTGGTCGCCGAGCTGCGGGGCCCGCGCAGCCAAGGCGTCGACGTCGAGAACCACATCCGCGCGGTGCATGTCGTTGTTCCAGGTGCGGGAGGGGTCGCTGCGATCGCTGATCAGCATCAGCACCGGGACCTCGATCCCGAGGCCAGCTGCCACCGCCGCGTGGCCGCGCATCACCGCCGACATCCAACCGACCCGGGGCAGGAAGGCCGGATCCCCTTTGAGGTTGTGGTTGTAGCGCCACTGCCCCTCCTCGTCGGCGGAGATGGAGCGGCGGTAGAGACCCAGTTCGGGCAGGGGAAGCGCTCGGGTCGGGGAGAGCGTCCCCACCGCACCGAAGGCTGCGGCCAGAGCGGGACGCCACGCCTGAAGGCTCGGCAACTCGAGCCATGGCGAGTTCAGCACCACGGCATCCACCACCCCGGGGCGGTCGCGAACGAACAGCGAGACCACCAATCCACCCATCGAGTGCCCCAACAGCACCACCTGATCGTGTCCTTCGGTGCGGATCACCTCGACGGCGGCATCCAACTCCTGGTGGTACTCGGCGAGATCGGCGGTGTAGCCGGCGAGCTGCCCGTCCCGCAGCGACCTGCCGTAGCGGCGTAGATCGAGGGCGTAGAAGTCGTACCCCCAGCTCTCGAAGGCCTCAGCCAGATGGGTCTGGAAGAAGTAGTCGCTCCACCCGTGGACGTACAACACGGCACGGGAACCGCTTGGATCGGAGCGCCGAACAAGCGTGGCGACCACCTCGTGATCCGGCTCGCCCTGGTACTTCTGCGCCCCGGGCAGGGGGATGTCGAGCTGGCGGTAGCCCGGCAGCTCGACATCCGGGATCCAAGGAATCACCGATAGCAATCAGCGATGCGGATACTCGTCCTCGGCGTCGTCGTCAGTGTTGTACTGCTCCGCGAGGTCTGCGTACGCATCTGGAATGTCGGTGGTCTCCCGGGACTGGTACTTCTCGCCTCGGAGTTCACGCTCCAGAGATGCGAAATCGGTGTCCACGGAGCGATATTTCAAATCGCGGGCCACCTTCGTCTGCTTCGCCTTTGCACGGCCGCGCCCCATATGGGTCGACCCCCTCGTTCAATCATCGCGGGCTTGCCGCGGAATCTGTCAGTAACTCGTGACTACGAGCCTACCGGAGTCAGCCACCATGCTCAAAGCATCCCGCCGGGTAGGCTGACTGAACAGACTGCCACGACCCGAGGAGAGCCGATGGAAAAGATCATCTACACCCTCACAGACGAAGCCCCCGGACTGGCCACACGCTCACTGCTCCCAGTACTCCAGGCCTACGGGCGTCTGGCCGGCATCGGCATCGAAGGATGCGACATCTCCCTGGCCGCCCGCATCCTGGCGCGTTTCCCTGATTTTCTACCCGATGACAAGCGGGTTTCCGACACCTTGGATGAGCTCGGGGAACTGACGAGAGACCCCTCGGCCACCATCATCAAACTGCCCAACATCTCCGCCTCGGTGCCGCAACTGAAGGCAGCCATCGCGGAACTCCGGGCCAAGGATTTTCCCCTGCCCGAGTACCCGGAAGAACCCACCACCTCGGAGGAGCAGGAGGTCCGATCCCGCTACGACCGAATCAAGGGATCTGCCGTAAACCCTGTACTACGCGAAGGCAATTCCGACCGCCGCGCACCCGAGTCCGTGAAGAGACATGCGCAGGCCAATCCGCACCGGATGGGCGTCTGGGAACCGGATTCACGGACCCGTGTCGCAACCATGGCCTCCGGCGACTTCCACCACAACGAGCAGTCGGTGGTGCTGGCGGGCGGCGACGTGCTCACCATCCGCCACGTCGACGGTGACGGGACCGTCACCGTCCTGCGGGACGGCCTGGAATCGCTTCCCGGGGAGGTCGTGGACGCCACTGTCATGCGCGCGACGGCGCTCGACGACTTCCTGGCCGAGCAGGTCGCGGCGGCGAAGCGGGAGGGCCTGCTGTTCTCCGTGCACCTGAAGGCCACCATGATGAAGGTGTCCGACCCGATCATCTTCGGCCACGTCGTGAAGGCCTTCATTGGCCCCGTCCTGGAACGCCACGGCGATGCCCTGGCTGCCGCAGGCCTGTCCCCCGACGAAGGCCTGGGAGCGATCCTCGCGGGCCTGGAGAAGTTACCGGACGGCAAGGAGATCCGGGCCGAGATCGACACTGCCCTGGCAGCAGGACCCGCCCTGGCAATGGTCGACTCCACCCGGGGCATCACCAACCTGCACGTCCCCTCCGACGTGATCGTCGACGCCTCCATGCCCGCCATGATCCGCGCCTCCGGTCACATGTGGGGCCCCGACGGCGCGGAGGCCGACACCCTCGCGGTGCTGCCCGACTCCTCCTACGCCGGTGTCTACCAGGCCGTGATCGACGACTGCCGCGCCCACGGCGCCTACGACCCGCGCACCATGGGCACCGTCCCCAACGTCGGGCTGATGGCACAGCAGGCCGAGGAGTACGGCTCCCACGACAAGACCTTCCACGTCGAGCACGACGGTCGCATTGAGGTCGTGAATTCAGCCGGGGACGTGCTGCTGCATCACGACGTCGCTGCGGGCGACATCTGGCGGGCCTGCCACACCAAGGACGCCGCCATCCGCGACTGGGTGGGGTTGGCCGTGACCCGGGCCCGCGCAACCGGCTGGCCCACCGTGTTCTGGCTGGATGAGACCCGCGCCCACGACCGCAACCTGCTGCTCAAGGTGAAGACGTACCTGACCGACCACGAAATCGACGACCTGGACATCCGCGTCCTGCCTCCCGTCGAGGCCACCCGGTTCACTGTCGAACGCATCCGTCGGGGCGAGAACACCATCTCGGTGACCGGCAACGTCCTGCGCGACTATCTCACCGACCTGTTCCCCATCCTGGAGCTGGGAACCTCGGCGAAGATGCTCTCGATCGTGCCGCTGATGGCCGGTGGCGGGTTGTTCGAGACCGGCGCGGGCGGCTCTGCCCCGAAGCATGTGCAGCAACTGCTTGCGGAGAACTACCTGCGCTGGGACTCGCTGGGTGAGTTCCTGGCGTTGGCCGCCTCGCTGGAACACCTCGCATCCACGGGCAACACCCGGGCGGGCGTGCTGGCCGCCACTCTCGATCGCGCAAACGGACGCTATCTGGCCGAGGACAAGTCGCCGACGCGACGGCTGGGCGGCACCGACAACCGCGGATCGCACTACTGGCTGGCCCGGTTTTGGGCAGAAGAACTGGCCGCCCAGCGCGAGAACACCGGCCTGGCGGTGGCCTTCGAACCCATCGCGAGGGCCCTCGCAGAAAGCGAGGATGCGATCGTCTCGGAGCTGATCGCGGTGCAGGGAGCCTCCGTCGACATCGGGGGCTACTACCTGCCCGACGAAGCCCTCGCGTCGGCGGTGATGCGCCCCTC from Arachnia propionica encodes the following:
- a CDS encoding vancomycin high temperature exclusion protein encodes the protein MSSKKKAGKPRRRRLEVAAAIALSVTLGPILSGVFMVASGSADRIYRTGDDIPARDVIMVLGAKADPGRPSGFLTARLNVAIELFTSGRGKVILVTGANTAESNYETQVMEDYLVAQGIPAGRIVQDIAGYDTYDSCIRARDVFGVREMTVVSQTYHLPRTITTCRALGVDAIGVGDLTAQRNWPALYLHGELREFPAYVKMQLDLLRGAKATQSPPSTAIQDALKNN
- a CDS encoding DUF6767 domain-containing protein; this translates as MSRRVATPMCPLRPGDPCGLCVPGADGPHNCPTVRLVLEDPEMREMWLAKKAEKRAAAT
- a CDS encoding alpha/beta hydrolase; translation: MDRQLGYKGSGTPSVTLPAAVGDDFSAYAQQTITWEACGEGVECATMKVPLDWENPGKASLDIALTRKPSANPSKGPLFFNPGGPGVSARPTIQGLPVDVVPGYDLVGWDPRGVGESTHVECGTTEQTDAAFLSDSTPDDETEEQVKREGWKAFARQCRDASGELLDHLSTIENVRDLDLLRHLLGAEKLNYLGWSYGTFVGATYAELFPERSGHLVLDSAVDISVPSSPLLGVGGFEKALQRFAEWCAGEASCSLGEDRDAVLSRIDAFLKGLDATPVAVGERKLTQSVATLGLGAALYGAESTYPQLATALQRAMDGDGAEMLTYFGIMTGHDGNGWTTRTYASSAIFCVDRPDRGIEVAEKGVSDKAAEAPVFAANLGTLPMCEYWSADSAPNLTLTAKGAGPILVIGATVDPVTPHDNSVAMAKQLDSATLLTWEGSGHAVAFAGKSTCVDEAVVKYFATGEAPADGTSCPA
- a CDS encoding alpha/beta hydrolase; amino-acid sequence: MIPWIPDVELPGYRQLDIPLPGAQKYQGEPDHEVVATLVRRSDPSGSRAVLYVHGWSDYFFQTHLAEAFESWGYDFYALDLRRYGRSLRDGQLAGYTADLAEYHQELDAAVEVIRTEGHDQVVLLGHSMGGLVVSLFVRDRPGVVDAVVLNSPWLELPSLQAWRPALAAAFGAVGTLSPTRALPLPELGLYRRSISADEEGQWRYNHNLKGDPAFLPRVGWMSAVMRGHAAVAAGLGIEVPVLMLISDRSDPSRTWNNDMHRADVVLDVDALAARAPQLGDHVTLIRVHGGRHDLVLSLEEPRHRFFDETRRWLATYG
- a CDS encoding DUF3073 domain-containing protein, with protein sequence MGRGRAKAKQTKVARDLKYRSVDTDFASLERELRGEKYQSRETTDIPDAYADLAEQYNTDDDAEDEYPHR
- a CDS encoding NADP-dependent isocitrate dehydrogenase — its product is MEKIIYTLTDEAPGLATRSLLPVLQAYGRLAGIGIEGCDISLAARILARFPDFLPDDKRVSDTLDELGELTRDPSATIIKLPNISASVPQLKAAIAELRAKDFPLPEYPEEPTTSEEQEVRSRYDRIKGSAVNPVLREGNSDRRAPESVKRHAQANPHRMGVWEPDSRTRVATMASGDFHHNEQSVVLAGGDVLTIRHVDGDGTVTVLRDGLESLPGEVVDATVMRATALDDFLAEQVAAAKREGLLFSVHLKATMMKVSDPIIFGHVVKAFIGPVLERHGDALAAAGLSPDEGLGAILAGLEKLPDGKEIRAEIDTALAAGPALAMVDSTRGITNLHVPSDVIVDASMPAMIRASGHMWGPDGAEADTLAVLPDSSYAGVYQAVIDDCRAHGAYDPRTMGTVPNVGLMAQQAEEYGSHDKTFHVEHDGRIEVVNSAGDVLLHHDVAAGDIWRACHTKDAAIRDWVGLAVTRARATGWPTVFWLDETRAHDRNLLLKVKTYLTDHEIDDLDIRVLPPVEATRFTVERIRRGENTISVTGNVLRDYLTDLFPILELGTSAKMLSIVPLMAGGGLFETGAGGSAPKHVQQLLAENYLRWDSLGEFLALAASLEHLASTGNTRAGVLAATLDRANGRYLAEDKSPTRRLGGTDNRGSHYWLARFWAEELAAQRENTGLAVAFEPIARALAESEDAIVSELIAVQGASVDIGGYYLPDEALASAVMRPSPTFNAIIDGI